The segment tggccaggctggtctccaactcctgacctcaagtgatccgcccacctcagcctcccaaagtgctgggattacaggcatgagccaccgtgcctggcctaaaaagaAAGTTAGACAtagttaatagaaaaaaaaaagtgaaaagatgcACACAAAAATCCCAACAGTCATTATTTCTGAAGGGTTTcaggtactttttcttttttccttttttttttttttttttgagacagagtctggctctgtcccccaggcttgagtgcagtggcaccatctcggctcactgcaagctccgcctcccgggttcacgccattctcctgcttcagcctccagagtagctgggactacaggcgcccaccaccacgccctgcaaatttttttgtgtttttagtagagacggggtttcactatgttggccaggatggtctcgaactcctgacctcgtgatccgcccacctcggcctcccaaagtgctaggattacaggcttgagccaccgcgcccggcgcaggtactttttcttccatattttctgcatttttttcctcGAGTTCGTCTAGCCCAAAgcctgtccctgtccctgtcctCACCTCATTAGAGCAGAAAGGGCCCTCAGCCTCCTACCCTCAGAAACTGGAAAAACTGTTCAACACCCCATGTTCCCTGGGATGTGTTGAGGCTCATGCCCCTCACACAGCTCATCTGCTGGAGGGGAGCACCGAGGAGCTGGACCTGCGATCCCCGACCCTGGCGATTCCCGTATTCAGGCGCCCTTGGGCTACGAAGAGGGTGGGTGTGGTTCCTCAGCCCTGGGAACAGAGGAGTCACATCTGTGGCTGCCTCCTGGGGAGAGTCAACCCCGCCCTTGCCCAGCCTGGGAGCTCAGTAGTGATTTGTTAGTGGGCAGCCCTTTCTGGGTGGCAGCGCTCTTTGGTCCCCGGTTTCTTTGAGTCCCATGAGGTCAGGGACACTGCACACTGGCCTAAGGAGCCCCCTCTGTCCCTGTGTGACCTGCAAATGCTGGGCAACAGCCTGTGATGTGATTAGAAGTGGAACAGGGGTTGGGGGGGGCGGGGAGTCAGGTGGGGGATTCAGGGGGAGATCCCTGATAGCCCCTGGAGGGTCCAGGAAGCTTTCCTGGAAGGGATGATGCTGGACTGAGTTCTGTAGGGCTCTGTGACAgccagtgggggtgggggagccgCAGGTCAGCCAGGGGGATGGGTGTGTTCACCCCCCACCCCGAGggggccaggtggggtggggagtggtgtCTGTACTTCCTGGTTTCTGGAGGTACAACCTGAATGAGATCCCAGAACGCAAAAAGACTTGGTGGAGGGCTGAGGGTGCAAACCCTGAGCCTTCTCATGAGGCCATTGCTTATTGTGTGTGTTACACCCGCTCCCGGGCTGACCGCCTGGAGTATCCAGGCGCATTTCCCGTCTCTTCCCTGTTTTCTGTCGCGCAGCTCGGCCGCctttagttttttccatttttcccacTCCAAGGACATTGAGCCCATTTCCCCACAACAGCAGAAGCAGTTGACACACTGAGTTTCTGGCGAACGCCTTCGCCCCTTCGGCAGCAGCTTTGAGGGACTCCTTAGGCTAGACAAGGAGAGAGGAGTGCCGGGGTGATCTCTGGCCGAGTCCCCTCCTGGAAGCTCCGCAAGCATGTGGCCCGCAGGCAGGCGCAATGACCAGGCGCGTCTCTGTTGAGTGTCTCCAGGGGCAGTCTGCCACCCATCCTTCCTGACCGCCTGGCCCTGTCCCCTGCAGACCGAGAAGGACATCCTGCTGCGACCTGAGCTGGAGGAACTCAGGAACGAACATTCTGCACGCTTCAAGCTCTGGTACACGCTGGACAGAGCCCCTGAAGGTGAGCGAGGGAGGCCCCTCACTGGGTGGGGGGGAGGTGCCAGCCCACAGTTCACCTTTGCCCAGCCGTTTGTGGCATTGAGCCTTTGGACGACGTCTGGCACTCACTATGACCCTGTGGGAGGCAGATGGTGTGGCCCCGTCTCACAGATGAGGAACGAGGGCTCACTGAAGCCACACAGCTGGAAACCACCACAGCCCAGCCTGGAACCCAGGTCCTTGCCTCCAGAGGCAGAGTCCTCTCCCGGGCGCACTGCACTGCCCGGCTGGGCAGAGAAGGCCGGCATCCCCTCCCTGGTCGGGGCTCACTTCGGGGCAAGTCTCGGGGCAGCGGTGGCGGCTGCTGCTTCCACGTCCCAGCGTGCATACTCTCAGGTGCTGCCGAGTACACCAAGGCCATCTTCTCTCCCATTGTCAGTCCTGGGGAGTGGGCTGGGCCGACGTTGGGGTTACCCTTGTTCCACCAGTGGCTAAGCTGCTTGCCAAGGGAGTTGGGGGAGAGCCAAGCTGGAGGCAGCGAGGGAGGGCCGCCCCACGCCCACCACTTGCAGTGAGGTTGCCTCTGGGAGTTAAAGCGCCCTTCGCTTTTCGGCTTCAGATAGAGATGTAGGTCTAAGTAATATCTCAGTTTCTTCTTTGCTGTAAGAAAAGCAAAGCTCAGCCTTCCCTAGGAATCATTCTGGTGATGCTTAGCCTCAGGGCTGAGAGACTGGGGAGTGGCGGGGACTGCGGTAAATTGGAGCGCACCTGCCTGGTCTGGAGGACACAGCCCCATCTGCCGTGGGCAGTCCTGCTGTGGAGTGTAGCCCTGTGTGGCTAGGGCCTCTGCTTTTCAAGAGAAGCTGGGGACCTGCATTTTCTGGGAAATTTCTAAGCGTTGGAAGCACCATTTTTGAACATCCATGTGAGCGCCAGTTTGGGGTCTCATGTCCTGCTatctgctcctgctttgcctccGGCACCTCCTATGGCCCCACAGTTTCCCCAGGACTAATCCACGGTGGGGGGCGCACACCCTCTGCTGATGATCCACAGCTGGGGGTGCATACCCTCTGTTGATGAGGGAGCTCTGTCCACACCACCCTCCGCTCCTCCCAGAAAGGAGCACGTGGGCTCCAGGACTTGCACCACCTGGCTGGCACCTAGGAGCTAGGTCACCTGGGCCCATCCCTGAGGGAGGAGCCGTCCTTCTCAGATGACCAGCTTGGGTTCCAGGCCTCCAGGCTGAGAGAGCCAGGCCTGGAGGGGGCGGTGGATATGTGGGTTGTCACTGTGTCCGACCTTCTGCTGGACCTGCTGTCCTGGGTCAGCCCACCCCCTCCAGGTCGGCGGCTCCACCTGGTGTGCTCAGGAAGCCAACCTGACCCCGCAGCTGACCTTCCAGTGGGGGAGGCAGAGGACTAACAGGAAGCAGGTTTCTTAGTAAATTATAGCGCGGTTATGGTGGCGGGGTTCCTGTGATTCGGGGGGCCAAGCAGAGCCAGGCAGCGCCCGGAGCGGAGGTCGGCCAGGGCACTGGCTCTGGGAGTCTAGCTGCTGTTTCTCTTCTACTAACGAAAGGAgcaggccaagcgtggtggctcacgcctgtaatcccagcactttgggaggccgagtcaggcggatcatgaggtcaagagatcaagaccatcctggccaacatggtgaaactccacctctactaaaaatacaaaaatcagccgggcttggtggctggcgcctactgtagtcccagctactcggaggctgaggcaggagaattgcttgaacccgggaggcagaggttgcagtgagctgagatggcgccactg is part of the Symphalangus syndactylus isolate Jambi chromosome 18, NHGRI_mSymSyn1-v2.1_pri, whole genome shotgun sequence genome and harbors:
- the CYB5R3 gene encoding NADH-cytochrome b5 reductase 3 isoform X2; translation: MKLFQRSTPAITLESPDIKYPLRLIDREIISHDTRRFRFALPSPQHILGLPVGQHIYLSARIDGNLVIRPYTPVSSDDDKGFVDLVIKVYFKDTHPKFPAGGKMSQYLESMQIGDTIEFRGPNGLLVYQGKGKFAIRPDKKSNPVIKTVKSVGMIAGGTGITPMLQVIRAIMKDPDDHTVCHLLFANQTEKDILLRPELEELRNEHSARFKLWYTLDRAPEGERGRPLTGWGGGASPQFTFAQPFVALSLWTTSGTHYDPVGGRWCGPVSQMRNEGSLKPHSWKPPQPSLEPRSLPPEAESSPGRTALPGWAEKAGIPSLVGAHFGASLGAAVAAAASTSQRAYSQVLPSTPRPSSLPLSVLGSGLGRRWGYPCSTSG